In Flavobacteriales bacterium, the DNA window TTACTGTACTGCTCTCCCATGAATCGCTTGATGGAATAGATCGTTTTCTCCGGATTGGTGATGGCTTGCCGCTTAGCCGGATCACCGACCTTTCGCTCTCCACCTTCCACGAAAGCAACGATAGATGGCGTTGTACGCTTTCCTTCGCTGTTCTGGATCACCACCGGCTCGTTTCCTTCCATGACCGACACACAGGAGTTGGTCGTTCCGAGGTCAATTCCGATGATCTTACTCATTATGTTGAAATTTAGATTATACCTTTATTGCTGTCGATCATTGGTCAATGACCATGCCATCCGGGTACAAACAAAAAAATGTCAGTTTCGCTAGCCTGAATGAAAGCGAAACTGACATTTTTGCTGACAGTACGTCAGAATTTCGTCAATCTCCCGTACAGAAGACGGTATCGATCTGGTTCGTTCCCAATACCTCGTACGACGTAAACCTAAGTTCACAGGTATGCTGACCAAGACTCAACGAGTCATTGGTATAGTTGCGGTCGTTGTTCGGATTATTGAGGTCGCGAAGGATCTTTTCGGAATAGCGACTCTCGGTGTGAAGCGAGGTGAAGATCCCAATTCCGTTACTCAAATTGGTGTACGGCGGACGTTCTTGCACGATGCCACCGCTCGGCTCATATACCTGACGGTACAACCCGAACTCCTCCGTGCCGGCACTCACATAAAAGGTAATGCCTCGCAAGTAACGATTCACATTCTCGTTGACCGGAATCACGGCTTTCATGGCCGTAAAGAAGTTCGGATACTGAATGTCGAAACTCATATCCTCGCCACCATTGGTGTTCCGGCTTTCCATGTCGCTCTTGATGCGCCAAACAGCCTTCTTCATAACGGAGTCGGCCAAATTCTGACGATCGGTCTCCAGATAATGCAACTCGGCCCACAGTTCATATATCTTTCCGTTGCGCGCGCTGTTCCACTCTACAGTGAAATCGCCGGGTCCGGCTAAATTGATCCGTTGCAAGGTCGTTGGCCGAACGATGCGGAATTCACGAACCAATCCGGTAGACGCCTCGGTAGGCGGTTCGGTTTCGCTGGTTACAACGCTCAAACGGTAATCGTGGTCGTCGTTCAAGACCATGTTGGCTCTGTAAACCACTTGATCCGGACTAGCAAAGATGCCATCTGGCTTGTTGCTTTCTACGTTGTATTCGAATTCATACTGCGTACCATCATCCAAATCGGTGAGGTATACTTCTATGGTATCGCCGTAATACAGTGAGTCAAATTGCTGTGCCATGTCCAGCGCATTCGCTTCACCCAAGAATGTACGACCGATTTTAAGCTCGTGTGCCGTATCGGCATAGTCGAGCAAACCGTACACGACCGTCTGCTCCTCATATGGAGCATTGATGTCGATGTCCGTCGTACAAGCGGTGAATAGTGCTCCGATGGCAACAAAGGAGAGGAGCTTTCTTTTCATAAGAGGCGAAGATAACTAATTTCGTACTTTTGATGTTCGCCGCCGAACCCGCATAAAATCTTCTTGAATGCATAGGCACATTTGGACCTTCGCAATCGCGATACTCCTGGTCAATCCACTCGTTGGACAACAAAGAATTTACGGCTCATTCGACGTCCCCGCCTTTGTCGAGGATTTCAACGAGACCAAAGGCTCTTTTCCGACCATCACCACCGTTGAAAATTACTACACCGTAGACGATTCCACGTATTTCATGAATCGTAATCACCCGACTCAGCCCTTCGCTGTGATGGCCAACTACCCCAATGAATTGCGCTCGTTTCACCTTTCGAGCAGCTTGAAGTTGGGACCATCGGAAACGAAGGAGCAAATGGTCGGACTCATATTCATGTCGCAGCGCGATAGTAATTCGGCATATGTATTTGAATTCAACCGGAATAAGCGCTACCGAATACGACGCATCCGCAACGGAAAGGTGACCATGATGGGTGAATCGGTCGACGGATGGGTAAAGTCCAATGCCCTACTTGGGGTCGATGAATACAACAAGTTGGAAGTGAAAACGGCGAACGGCGATTACGATTTTTACATTAACGGGAGCTTCGTTACCTCTTTTTACGACAACACCTTTGAGTTCGGAAACATGGGTTTTTTCCTTGGACCGGCCACAAAGGCCCGGGCCGAGTATTTTTACGTCTACACCACTGAGCCCAGCATTGCCGAAGTAGAGAAAACCGAGAACGAACTGCGGATTGAACAGCTCGAAAAAGAAAACGAGCGACTCAAAGCCGAATTGGCGCAAAGCCTGGACGCCAAGATCGTTGAGCTTCAGGGGGTAATACAAGTCTTGGAGACCCAGCTGGTCACTACAAACCGCGACAATGAAGTCTTGCGTGAAGAAATAGAACAATACGAAGAGATTCGATACTTGGTCGGAAACATCGATAAAGACCTGTTGCTGACCCTAAGCCGCAACTTGCGGGACGAAATGCGCAAGAATCAAGCGCTGACCAATGAGAACGTGCAGCTGAAAGACAGTATAGACATCCTGTTGGACGAACATGAAAAATTCAAGTTAAACGTACTGGATAAGATCGTTGACGGAACGTACAAAGTAAACGCGGAGGAGCCCATCGTGCCGCAAGGCACCGAAAAGAAAAACGCGAACGAATCGGCGACTCCGACCAAGGAGACCGAATTACCGACGCGCAAAGCCAAAAAAAGAAACTGACATGAGTGTACACAGAATCGAAGCCAAGAAGGTTACGACGCAGACGCTTCAGGAAATGAAACGGGCCGGAGAAAAGATCTCCATGCTTACCGCATACGACTTTACACTCGCCAAGATCATCGATATGGCGGGAATCGACGTGATCCTCGTTGGCGATTCGGCTTCGAATGTGATGGCCGGACACGAGACTACCCTGCCCATTACGCTGGACCAAATGATCTACCATGCGGCATCTGTGATCAGAGCGGTTGACCGTGCGCTCGTTGTGGTCGACTTGCCGTTTGGAAGCTATCAGGGAAACAGTAAGGAGGCGCTGAGCTCATCGATCCGCATCATGAAGGAGAGTGGCGCCCACGCCGTTAAAATGGAGGGTGGAGCCGAGATCGCCGAGAGTATTGAGCGGATTCTGACGGCCGGAATTCCGGTGATGGGACACCTCGGATTAACACCTCAATCCATTTACAAATTCGGCACCTATACGGTACGGGCAAAAGAAGAGGCAGAAGCTCAGAAACTCATTGAGGATGCTAAAACGCTCGAGGAGACCGGATGCTTTGCCATTGTGCTCGAGAAGGTTCCGGCCGCGTTGGCCCAAAAGGTCGCTGAAGAGATCAGTATTCCCGTTATCGGTATCGGTGCCGGTGGTGGTGTGGACGGACAAGTATTGGTTTTGCACGACATGCTCGGTATGACACACGAGTTTAATCCGCGATTCTTGCGACGATATCTCGATCTGAACGAGCTCATAACCGGTGCCGTTCAGACCTACGTCGACGACGTTAAGAGCACTGACTTCCCCAACGAAAACGAAAGCTATTGAGCGCCGAGTTGGAAGTTCTTTACGAGGACAATCATTTGATCGCCGTGAACAAACGTGCGGGCGATCTTGTGCAGGGCGATGAAACCGGCGATGAGCCGTTGCCCGAGCGGATCAAAGCCTACCTGAAGGTCAAGTACGACAAACCCGGAAATGTATTTCTCGGTGTAGTGCATCGCCTCGACAGACCCACTTCGGGAATCGTGGTCTTTGCCAGAACCAGCAAGGCTTTAGGCCGTATGAACGATTTGTTTCGTCATCGCGATACGCTCAAGGTGTATTGGGCACTGTGCGAGCGGGCACCAGCCGAACCCTTTGGGAAACTGACCGATTTCCTGGCCAAGAATGCCAAGCAAAACAAGAGCTACGTGGTGGAGGCGAATCATCCCAAGGGAAAAAAAGCAGAACTCAGCTACCGGCTACTTGGGTCATTGGAACGGTATCACCTCATTGAAATAGAGCTGCACACTGGGCGTCACCATCAAATTCGGGCTCAGTTGGCCGCCATTGGCTGCATCATAAGGGGCGACTTGAAATACGGTGCAAAACGATCGAATCCGGATGGGAGCATCTCGCTTCATGCCAGAAAGCTCGAGTTCGTGCATCCTGTGCAGAAAGAGCCCATTAGCATCACAGTGCTCTGTCCGAGTGAAAAGATCTGGCAGGAAGCCCAAAGTTTGGCGCTATGAACATGGATTTCATCGCCGTAGTACTTGTGCTGTTCAACGTGCTCATCAGCATGAAGGGGTTCAACGATCGCATATTCTTCGAGAAGTACTTATTTCAAACGGGGAGCATCATCAACGGCAAAGAGTACATTCGAATGATTTCGAGCGGATTCCTCCACGCCGGTTGGGGGCATCTGGCATTTAACATGATTGCGCTTTGGTCGTTCGGCGGACTGGTCGAAGACTTTATAGGAACCATTCCGTTCGTGATACTCTACTTCATATCACTTGTAGTCGGCAACCTAACGTCGTTGTACTTGCATCGCGAGGAGCTTTTTTATCGCGCCGTAGGCGCATCAGGAGCCGTTAGCGGCGTCGTATTCGCCAGTATATTGCTGTATCCGCAAGGCAGTGTGATTATCTTTTTGATCCCCTTCCCTATTCCGTCGTGGCTATTTGGGATCATCTACTTAATAATCTCGATCTACGGAATGCGGGAGCAGCGCGACAATATCGGTCATGAAGCGCATTTTGGCGGAGCCATTGCCGGCCTCATCATGACGCTTTGGTTCCGCCCTTCAAGCGGAGCTGAATTCATTCAATATTTCATCGGTTGATCAGCGTCGAATAACGCGCTCAACGGAGATTTGCCCCTGTTGATCCTCAATGTACAAGAGGTAGAGTCCGCCCGTAAACGGCAACTCCACGTAATCGCTCCAATGCAGCTGACGTTTCTCCCAAACCAAGCGCCCATCGGCGGTATAGAGTGAAACACGCCGGAAATCACGACGATCTCCCTTCAGGTAAAGCCTTCCGTCACTATTCGGATTTGGATAAACCGTATAGCCTGCGGCTCGATGTAGCCCTTCGCCGGTACTTACGTCCGGCCCCCTAAACGCTTGTGCTACGAGGCTCGGAGATTTATCCGCAGCGTTGTACATGTTCTGAAACGTATCGATGGCAGCGGAACTGTAGGTGAACATATCGGCCGGATACCTCGGAGGAACCGGCTGATACCACACGTGCACACTCACATTCAATTCGCCCGTGTAACCGTTGATGGAAATGTGGTATTCGATCACATCGGCACCCGAACCCTCTACTCCATTCTCCCAATTGAAGTTCGGGTCGTTAAAGGCATCACCGGATATCTTGGTGGTGTCGTATGCCGCGTGTAACGTTGAGAAGCCCGCGGGCGGAATCCTATTGTCCTTCAAGGCGGTCTTGGCACGTTCGAGTACCGTGGTAACATCGTCGTTCACATCACCCATGACCTGCTCGTATATCTGCACTTGATCGGGCGAATTAATGATGCGATGGTGAGGCTCATACTCAGGATCAATACCAACCAATTCGTAAGTGGCATCCAAGGTTCCAGAATGAAAAAGTGTATCGAGTTGCTCGTTCTGGAGCAAGAACTCAACGAACGCACGGCGCGATGGATACCCACTCGGGAATTTATGACCGGCCAAATTCTGCAGTTTCAATTCGTAAAAGACCGTATCGGCAGTTCTATCGGCCTCTTCTAGCTCAATCTCCAAAGAATGCTCACGTAACATGCGCTCCGTACGTGCAATGGTACTATCGAATTGTTCGGGCGTGGCAGTTAAACCAAGACTACTGATATTATCTTTTAACAACCTTAACATGAACGCATTACCCCCTACAAGATGGTGAAGTCCAAAAGGCCTTCGAGGCGATAGGAAAATGTAATTCGCAGCGATCACCACATTCTGATCGATCCGTGGAATATGGCAAGTTTGGCACTCAACCTCATTGACATTGTACGAAGAGTTCAACCATTCGTGGTAAGTCGCTTGCTCCACGAATTGGTTTCCTGTGTAATTACCCGAAAGGTCTACCGTACTCGTGATCAAGGTATGACAGCTGGCACATACTTCAGAGTCGTTGATGTGCTCGCTCCAAACCACGTTAAACCCGATGAAGGAGCTCATAGGATCAGCAAAAGGATTCTTATAGGGGCCATACACCGTTTTGTCCGTGGTAAAGTCTATTTGACCGCTGAAATCGAGCCCGAGGGAATCTGGCGGAAGAACCTGGTGACAAGTGCCGCAATTTACTCCGTCGAGCCCCAGAGTATCGGTTATCAAATCGCTTATGCCATAATGTGGCTGGTTATTGAATGTGGCCGTATATCGGCCCATGGGCGCGTGACACGAGGTACACACCGATTCGAGCCCTTGCGCATGAGCCGGATTTACCAATCCTTCATGACTTACTTTGGCTCTCCATAAAGGATTCTTGGCCGAATTGGCCATCATGGTAGAGCGCCAGTCGTCGGCAATGTTGATGTCGTTTCCGAGTGTGTCGACCAAGGCAAATCCAGTTGGGTCGTGCCCATGGCATCCTGCACAAACACCGCTAGTGGCAAAGTAGTTGTTGGTATCAATGGGTAAATCGGTCGTTTGCGCCATATATAGAGCAAGCTCCTGCGGCGTGTGGAAAGACTTCCGTTTTTCCGGCTCCACGCTTCGAGCCACGAAGAGGGTCAGAACAATGAGTCCCAAACCCATGAATATTTTCAATCGACTTCCGATCATCTTCTTTCTGGTCGGTGCAAATTTCCGACTAATGCGCAAAAAAGGCTAATTTTACGCTTTAAAATTACTTAGTTTTCAGGCATGAAACAGCTTTTTACTCTCCTTTTGTTCACGGGATTATTCACTAATGCGTTGGCACAAGCCGGAGGCGAGGATTGCTCCTCAGCGACGGTGATTCCTTCGATTCCATTCGTCGGGTCTGGGTCAACATCTGCCGCTACCAACGATTACGAGGAAACTTGTCCGGATATGGGCAATCTAGGTGGTGCAAAGGATGTGATCTATAAATATACTACTGGGAATAGTGTAGAGTACATCACGCTAAGCCTTTGTATCGCAGGGACCAATTACGACTCGCAGTTATACGTGTACCAAGGTACTTGTCAGTCGGGAACCGCCTATGCATGCCAAGAAGACGGATGCCAAAGCCCGGCCTACAACAATGCCTACAACAGCGAGATCATCAACCTCATGCTCTTGGCCAATACCGATTATTACATCGTTATCGACGGATATGTAGCGGGCTCCATGGGAAACTACCAGTTGAACGCGGATCCAGGGGTGGCTCCTCCTCCCACGCAAATCCCTTTTGGAGATAGCACGACATTACTTCCCACCTCAACGGTATCGGCTCGGTCGGGTTCTCCCATGGCCATCAGCGATATGAACAACGATGGCTTGGACGATATTATTCGACTACACAACAGACAGACTCTTCTGATCTCTTACCAACAGCCGAACGGTACATTTACCGAACTCAGCCTAGGAAATGTAGCTCCCGTCTATAAAGTATGGGCCATATGTGTAACCGATGTCGATACTAATGGTTACAACGATATTGCGATCGGGGATGCCAACGATGTAAAGATTTTTATGGCCGACGCTACCGGAAGCAGTTACACGTCACAATCGATCAACACCAGCCCCATCTTCGCACAAGGAATGAATTTCGTCGACATAAACAACGACGGCGGTGTGGAGCTCTTTGTGTGTAATGACGTGGGTGAAAGTCACCTCTATCAATTCAGCGGTACGTCATGGTCGAGAAATACAACTGCGATCGACTTCACTACCACACCGGGTTCCAATAAGTCCGGAAACTACGGTTCTTTGTTCACGGATTTGGACAATGATGGAGATCTCGACCTGTACATCACTAAGTGTCGTCAAGGGGTTACGAGCACCTCCGACGGCAGACGGATCAATCAGTGGATCGAAAACACGGGCTCAGGTATGTGGAGCGAGAACACTTCAACCATTCTTCGCGACAGTGCTCAAAGCTGGGTAACTGATTTTGGCGATATCGACAACGATGGGGACCTCGATGCCTTCGTTATGAACCACGATCAAGTTTCGCGCTTCTACCGAAATACAGGTAACGGCGTATTCGAAGAGCTTACCACCTTTGCCGGACTCACTCAAACGAGCTTCGCGGGTATTCAAACTTATTTCCGCGATTTCAACAACGATGGCTATCTAGACCTTTTGGCCACCGGTTCGGAACACAGGCTATGGATCAATAATGGCGACACCACCTTTACCTTGGATATAGACCCATTTGGGGTAGTTAACGACTGGATCCTCAGTGCGGTAGTGGGTGATCTCAACCACGACGGCTTCCTCGATCTGTATACCAGCTACGGTAACATTTACAATACGGCCTCAGGTTCAGCGATCGACCGGTTATGGTTGAACAACGGAGCTAACGGGAATCACTTCCTTCAGCTCAACCTCGAGGGTGTGGTGAGTAACTACAACGGAATTGGTGCCCGCATCGAGGCTTATGGCCCTTGGGGCATTCAGGTTCGTGAGGTACGCGCAGGCGAAGGCTATGGAACTCAAAACACCTTTACACAGCACTTTGGACTCGGTACAGAGACCGTAGTCGATTCTATCGTGGTGAAGTGGCCATCCGGCATGGTCGATTACCTATACGACGTCCAGGCTGATCAATGGCTCGATGTCGTTGAGGGTTCTTTCCCTGCTCCTCAGGTCGTGTTGTCTAACGGTCAGAGCTCAAGCGTTACGGATTCATCGGCAACAATCGGAGTCCAAATGCTGCTTCGCGAAGATTTTGATACCGATGTCCTCTTCACTTATTGGCCCGAAGGAGGCGCTCCGACAAGCGGAAACGGAGGAACGTTCAATTTGGCCGGTGGCGGCCAGCAGGTATTTCAGTCCAGCTTGGACCTCAACAACTTGTTCGCGGATACCACATACCACTGGACCGTTCAGGCGACTTTCGACGCGACGGGCCAGAATTTGGTCTTTACATTCGACACATTGAGCTTTAATACCTTGTCGACACAGCTCGATTCAAATGCCGTAGTTTTCTCCAACGAGCAAACTACGAGTATCACGGACTCCTCGGCCACCTTGGAGGTCGATATGGAGTTGCGCCAAGACTTCAACACGGATGTCACTTTTACCTACTGGCCTGAAGGCGGTGCTGCGCAATCGATGAGCGGAGGCACCTATAACCCGGGCGGTTCGGGAACCCAAGTCTTTAATCTGACCGCAAGCCTCAACGGCTTGATGGACGACACCACCTACCATTGGACCGTAGAAGCGGCCTTAGACCCTGCCGGTAACAATATGCTGTTTACGCACGATACGGTGAGTTTTCAAACTTTGCCAGCCCCGATTGACTCCGCGGCCGTAGAGTTGCGGAACTTCAGCGGAATGAATTTTGGTTGGGCAACGGCCTTGGTATCGGTCGATACCCGCATTCGAAAAGATGGCCCTGTAAAACTCGAGGCTTATTACTGGCCGGTATTAGAACCCGGTCAATTGCAGGTAGATTCGCTCGCGACCTACGACCTTCAAGGAGGTGCGCCTGCCACTTTTGCAAGCACGGACACCTTGTACACTTGGGGCCACGGTGAATACGACTTTGCGATAAAGGCGACCTACCTGCCGATGTCGACGGCTGATGAATTTTGGACGGACACTGTTCGACTATTCATTACGGGTTCCGTGAATGAATTTGCGGCGGATCTACTCAAGATAT includes these proteins:
- a CDS encoding DUF4249 family protein, which translates into the protein MKRKLLSFVAIGALFTACTTDIDINAPYEEQTVVYGLLDYADTAHELKIGRTFLGEANALDMAQQFDSLYYGDTIEVYLTDLDDGTQYEFEYNVESNKPDGIFASPDQVVYRANMVLNDDHDYRLSVVTSETEPPTEASTGLVREFRIVRPTTLQRINLAGPGDFTVEWNSARNGKIYELWAELHYLETDRQNLADSVMKKAVWRIKSDMESRNTNGGEDMSFDIQYPNFFTAMKAVIPVNENVNRYLRGITFYVSAGTEEFGLYRQVYEPSGGIVQERPPYTNLSNGIGIFTSLHTESRYSEKILRDLNNPNNDRNYTNDSLSLGQHTCELRFTSYEVLGTNQIDTVFCTGD
- a CDS encoding VCBS repeat-containing protein, which produces MKQLFTLLLFTGLFTNALAQAGGEDCSSATVIPSIPFVGSGSTSAATNDYEETCPDMGNLGGAKDVIYKYTTGNSVEYITLSLCIAGTNYDSQLYVYQGTCQSGTAYACQEDGCQSPAYNNAYNSEIINLMLLANTDYYIVIDGYVAGSMGNYQLNADPGVAPPPTQIPFGDSTTLLPTSTVSARSGSPMAISDMNNDGLDDIIRLHNRQTLLISYQQPNGTFTELSLGNVAPVYKVWAICVTDVDTNGYNDIAIGDANDVKIFMADATGSSYTSQSINTSPIFAQGMNFVDINNDGGVELFVCNDVGESHLYQFSGTSWSRNTTAIDFTTTPGSNKSGNYGSLFTDLDNDGDLDLYITKCRQGVTSTSDGRRINQWIENTGSGMWSENTSTILRDSAQSWVTDFGDIDNDGDLDAFVMNHDQVSRFYRNTGNGVFEELTTFAGLTQTSFAGIQTYFRDFNNDGYLDLLATGSEHRLWINNGDTTFTLDIDPFGVVNDWILSAVVGDLNHDGFLDLYTSYGNIYNTASGSAIDRLWLNNGANGNHFLQLNLEGVVSNYNGIGARIEAYGPWGIQVREVRAGEGYGTQNTFTQHFGLGTETVVDSIVVKWPSGMVDYLYDVQADQWLDVVEGSFPAPQVVLSNGQSSSVTDSSATIGVQMLLREDFDTDVLFTYWPEGGAPTSGNGGTFNLAGGGQQVFQSSLDLNNLFADTTYHWTVQATFDATGQNLVFTFDTLSFNTLSTQLDSNAVVFSNEQTTSITDSSATLEVDMELRQDFNTDVTFTYWPEGGAAQSMSGGTYNPGGSGTQVFNLTASLNGLMDDTTYHWTVEAALDPAGNNMLFTHDTVSFQTLPAPIDSAAVELRNFSGMNFGWATALVSVDTRIRKDGPVKLEAYYWPVLEPGQLQVDSLATYDLQGGAPATFASTDTLYTWGHGEYDFAIKATYLPMSTADEFWTDTVRLFITGSVNEFAADLLKIYPNPTSGTLMIETTPELERLYPSYKLYDAQACVISEIAEPKSNERLQIDAPAGIYFLKVSTREGSGRTYRIAKQ
- a CDS encoding rhomboid family intramembrane serine protease, which translates into the protein MNMDFIAVVLVLFNVLISMKGFNDRIFFEKYLFQTGSIINGKEYIRMISSGFLHAGWGHLAFNMIALWSFGGLVEDFIGTIPFVILYFISLVVGNLTSLYLHREELFYRAVGASGAVSGVVFASILLYPQGSVIIFLIPFPIPSWLFGIIYLIISIYGMREQRDNIGHEAHFGGAIAGLIMTLWFRPSSGAEFIQYFIG
- a CDS encoding RluA family pseudouridine synthase gives rise to the protein MSAELEVLYEDNHLIAVNKRAGDLVQGDETGDEPLPERIKAYLKVKYDKPGNVFLGVVHRLDRPTSGIVVFARTSKALGRMNDLFRHRDTLKVYWALCERAPAEPFGKLTDFLAKNAKQNKSYVVEANHPKGKKAELSYRLLGSLERYHLIEIELHTGRHHQIRAQLAAIGCIIRGDLKYGAKRSNPDGSISLHARKLEFVHPVQKEPISITVLCPSEKIWQEAQSLAL
- a CDS encoding T9SS type A sorting domain-containing protein; translation: MRISRKFAPTRKKMIGSRLKIFMGLGLIVLTLFVARSVEPEKRKSFHTPQELALYMAQTTDLPIDTNNYFATSGVCAGCHGHDPTGFALVDTLGNDINIADDWRSTMMANSAKNPLWRAKVSHEGLVNPAHAQGLESVCTSCHAPMGRYTATFNNQPHYGISDLITDTLGLDGVNCGTCHQVLPPDSLGLDFSGQIDFTTDKTVYGPYKNPFADPMSSFIGFNVVWSEHINDSEVCASCHTLITSTVDLSGNYTGNQFVEQATYHEWLNSSYNVNEVECQTCHIPRIDQNVVIAANYIFLSPRRPFGLHHLVGGNAFMLRLLKDNISSLGLTATPEQFDSTIARTERMLREHSLEIELEEADRTADTVFYELKLQNLAGHKFPSGYPSRRAFVEFLLQNEQLDTLFHSGTLDATYELVGIDPEYEPHHRIINSPDQVQIYEQVMGDVNDDVTTVLERAKTALKDNRIPPAGFSTLHAAYDTTKISGDAFNDPNFNWENGVEGSGADVIEYHISINGYTGELNVSVHVWYQPVPPRYPADMFTYSSAAIDTFQNMYNAADKSPSLVAQAFRGPDVSTGEGLHRAAGYTVYPNPNSDGRLYLKGDRRDFRRVSLYTADGRLVWEKRQLHWSDYVELPFTGGLYLLYIEDQQGQISVERVIRR
- the panB gene encoding 3-methyl-2-oxobutanoate hydroxymethyltransferase; this translates as MSVHRIEAKKVTTQTLQEMKRAGEKISMLTAYDFTLAKIIDMAGIDVILVGDSASNVMAGHETTLPITLDQMIYHAASVIRAVDRALVVVDLPFGSYQGNSKEALSSSIRIMKESGAHAVKMEGGAEIAESIERILTAGIPVMGHLGLTPQSIYKFGTYTVRAKEEAEAQKLIEDAKTLEETGCFAIVLEKVPAALAQKVAEEISIPVIGIGAGGGVDGQVLVLHDMLGMTHEFNPRFLRRYLDLNELITGAVQTYVDDVKSTDFPNENESY